Proteins encoded within one genomic window of Sporichthyaceae bacterium:
- a CDS encoding alpha/beta fold hydrolase — MPVLRGAEPYHHSGGSVGALLCHGFTGTPQSMRPWAQYLAAAGLTVALPRLPGHGTSWQDANMTNWSDWYSCVEREFVALRERCEQVFVMGLSMGGTLALRLAQCNGSAVAGVVVVNPSVLGRDPRLRLLPVLHRFIGSFPAIGDDIRKPGVHELAYDRNPLRALESLRRTWPTVQADLPRVTQPVLLMRSYTDHIVESESSAMVLARVSSRDVTEIVLHDSYHVATLDHDAPRIFDASLEFVRRLAPAAAERP, encoded by the coding sequence TTGCCAGTTTTGCGGGGCGCCGAGCCTTACCACCACAGCGGCGGCAGCGTCGGGGCTCTGCTGTGCCACGGGTTCACCGGGACCCCGCAGTCGATGCGGCCCTGGGCGCAGTACCTGGCGGCCGCGGGGCTGACCGTCGCACTGCCGCGGCTGCCCGGGCACGGCACCAGTTGGCAGGACGCCAACATGACCAACTGGTCCGACTGGTACTCCTGCGTCGAACGCGAATTCGTCGCGCTGCGCGAACGCTGCGAGCAGGTCTTCGTGATGGGCCTGTCGATGGGCGGGACGCTGGCGCTGCGGCTGGCCCAGTGCAACGGCTCGGCCGTGGCCGGGGTCGTGGTGGTCAACCCGTCCGTGCTCGGCCGCGACCCCCGGCTGCGGCTGCTGCCGGTGCTGCACCGCTTCATCGGCAGCTTCCCGGCGATCGGCGACGACATCCGCAAGCCCGGCGTCCACGAGCTGGCCTACGACCGCAACCCGCTGCGGGCACTGGAGTCGCTGCGCCGCACCTGGCCGACGGTGCAGGCCGACCTGCCCCGGGTCACCCAGCCGGTGCTGCTGATGCGCAGCTACACCGACCACATCGTGGAGTCGGAGAGCTCGGCGATGGTGCTGGCTCGGGTGTCCTCGCGCGACGTAACCGAGATCGTCCTGCACGACAGCTACCACGTGGCGACCCTCGACCACGACGCGCCGCGGATCTTCGACGCCAGCCTGGAGTTCGTCCGTCGGCTGGCGCCGGCCGCGGCGGAGCGCCCATGA
- a CDS encoding lysophospholipid acyltransferase family protein has protein sequence MLYWIMKYFLLGPPLRAAFRPWVQGAENIPAKGPAILASNHLAFCDSFFLPLVVSRRITFVAKEEYFTGTGVKGRFSAGFFRGVGQIPINRSGGSASDGALAAGMSVLGRGDLFGIYPEGTRSPDGRLYRGRTGVARLALQAGVPVLPVAMVDTDKVQPPGQVVPKIARVGVRIGAPLDFSRYAGLEDDRFVLRSITDELMYELMQLSGQEYVDIYASVAKSTPRSTTPRDRAA, from the coding sequence GTGCTCTACTGGATCATGAAGTACTTCCTCCTGGGCCCGCCCCTGCGCGCCGCGTTCCGACCGTGGGTGCAGGGAGCGGAGAACATCCCGGCGAAGGGCCCGGCGATCCTGGCCAGCAACCACCTCGCGTTCTGCGACTCGTTCTTCCTGCCGCTGGTCGTCTCGCGTCGGATCACGTTCGTGGCCAAGGAGGAGTACTTCACCGGCACGGGTGTCAAGGGTCGCTTCAGCGCAGGCTTCTTCCGTGGTGTCGGGCAGATCCCGATCAACCGGTCCGGCGGCTCGGCCTCGGACGGTGCGCTCGCCGCGGGCATGTCGGTGCTGGGGCGCGGGGACCTGTTCGGGATCTACCCCGAGGGCACCCGCTCGCCGGACGGCCGGCTCTACCGCGGCCGGACCGGGGTGGCCCGGCTGGCGCTGCAGGCCGGGGTCCCGGTGCTGCCGGTCGCGATGGTCGACACCGACAAGGTGCAGCCGCCCGGCCAGGTCGTGCCGAAGATCGCCCGGGTGGGGGTGCGCATCGGCGCCCCCCTGGACTTCTCCCGGTACGCGGGCCTGGAGGACGACCGCTTCGTGCTGCGCTCGATCACCGACGAGCTGATGTACGAGCTCATGCAGTTGTCCGGCCAGGAGTACGTCGACATCTACGCCAGCGTCGCCAAGTCCACGCCCCGCTCGACCACCCCGCGCGACCGCGCCGCCTGA
- the glpK gene encoding glycerol kinase GlpK, with the protein MSILAIDAGTTGVTALVVTESGSVAARGYQDFPQHFPAPGQVEHEPEEIWQATLSACRAATEAAQASGGTPVRCVGITNQRETAVLWDRKTLAAPRPAVVWQDRRTAAICDRLRAAGHEPRVAELTGLRLDPYFTGTKLTWLAENDPAWADVRRGAVALGTVDSYLIARLTGGQMHVTDASNASRTLLYDIGAGAWSPELCDLLEVPVEALPTVLPSWGEFGRTDPDAFGGLDVPITGVAGDQQAALFGQACFRPGQSKCTYGTGSFVLVNTGGKVVRSDAGLLTTVAWQAPDGALTYALEGAVFVTGAAVQWLRDGLGVIETAAASEELAASVPDSGGVVFVPALTGLGAPHWDPAARGTILGLTRGSTRAHLARATLEAIAFEVRDVVEVMMAEAALELPALTVDGGAAANGLLCQIQADQLGVPVRRPTVLETTGQGAAFLAGLGAGIWADPAELADTWALDRRFDPQPVDAAAYRRWQRAVELARSWADA; encoded by the coding sequence GTGAGCATCCTGGCGATCGACGCGGGCACGACCGGGGTGACGGCTCTGGTGGTCACCGAGTCCGGATCCGTCGCGGCGCGTGGGTACCAGGACTTCCCCCAGCACTTCCCCGCCCCGGGGCAGGTCGAGCACGAGCCCGAGGAGATCTGGCAGGCCACGCTGAGTGCCTGTCGGGCGGCGACCGAGGCGGCACAGGCGTCCGGCGGCACGCCGGTCCGGTGCGTAGGCATCACCAATCAGCGCGAGACCGCGGTGCTGTGGGACCGCAAGACGCTGGCCGCGCCGCGGCCGGCGGTGGTGTGGCAGGACCGGCGAACCGCGGCGATCTGCGACCGGCTGCGTGCGGCCGGCCACGAGCCGCGGGTCGCCGAGCTCACCGGGCTGCGGCTGGACCCGTACTTCACCGGCACCAAGTTGACGTGGCTGGCCGAGAACGACCCGGCGTGGGCCGATGTGCGCCGCGGTGCGGTGGCGCTCGGCACGGTCGACTCGTACCTGATCGCTCGCCTGACGGGGGGTCAGATGCACGTGACCGACGCATCGAACGCTTCCCGGACCCTGTTGTACGACATCGGCGCCGGGGCGTGGTCGCCGGAACTGTGCGATCTGCTTGAGGTCCCGGTCGAGGCGCTGCCCACCGTGCTGCCGTCGTGGGGCGAGTTCGGCCGCACCGATCCGGACGCCTTCGGCGGACTGGACGTGCCGATCACCGGGGTGGCCGGCGACCAGCAGGCCGCGTTGTTCGGCCAGGCGTGCTTCCGCCCCGGGCAGTCCAAATGCACCTACGGGACCGGCTCGTTCGTGCTGGTGAACACGGGCGGCAAGGTGGTCCGCTCGGACGCCGGGCTGCTTACCACCGTGGCCTGGCAGGCCCCGGACGGCGCGCTGACCTACGCGCTGGAGGGAGCGGTGTTCGTCACCGGCGCGGCCGTCCAGTGGCTGCGCGACGGGCTCGGGGTGATCGAGACCGCCGCGGCGAGCGAGGAACTCGCGGCCTCAGTACCGGACAGCGGCGGAGTGGTGTTCGTGCCCGCGCTGACCGGGCTGGGCGCCCCGCACTGGGACCCGGCCGCCCGCGGCACGATCCTCGGCCTGACCCGCGGCAGCACTCGCGCCCATCTCGCGCGGGCCACGTTGGAGGCGATCGCGTTCGAGGTTCGCGACGTCGTCGAGGTGATGATGGCGGAGGCTGCGCTCGAGCTTCCCGCGCTCACGGTCGACGGCGGCGCCGCGGCCAACGGACTGCTCTGCCAGATCCAGGCCGACCAACTCGGCGTCCCGGTGCGCCGGCCCACGGTGCTGGAGACGACCGGTCAGGGCGCGGCGTTCCTGGCCGGGCTGGGCGCCGGGATCTGGGCCGACCCGGCCGAACTGGCCGACACCTGGGCCTTGGACCGGCGCTTCGATCCACAGCCCGTCGACGCGGCCGCCTACCGGCGCTGGCAACGGGCCGTCGAGCTCGCCCGAAGCTGGGCCGACGCCTGA
- a CDS encoding methyltransferase domain-containing protein, whose translation MSDGPNLRQRVRTAVIREALEEALARRAAEVGRADLEVLDVGGGTGGFAVPVAALGHRVTVLEPSPDALAALDRRAADADVATLIRSVQDDASRLGELFPPESFDVVLCHGVLEHVEEPNAVLAAAATLLRTGGPISVLAANRNAAVLARAVAGHLDQARAALVDPAGRWGDRDPLPRRFAPEDLPPMFAAAGLSITAVHGIRVCSDLVPAGLVDGDPARSAELLDLETQLAVRPEFLVVAAQLHVLATRGAVM comes from the coding sequence GTGAGTGATGGGCCGAACCTGCGGCAACGGGTCCGAACCGCGGTGATCCGCGAGGCGCTCGAGGAGGCGCTGGCGCGGCGGGCGGCGGAGGTCGGCCGGGCCGACCTCGAGGTGCTCGACGTCGGCGGCGGGACGGGCGGGTTCGCCGTTCCGGTGGCCGCCCTCGGGCACCGGGTCACGGTGCTGGAGCCGAGCCCCGACGCGCTGGCCGCGTTGGACCGGCGCGCGGCGGACGCCGATGTCGCGACGCTCATCCGCTCGGTCCAGGACGACGCGAGCCGGCTCGGCGAGCTGTTCCCGCCCGAGAGCTTCGACGTCGTGCTGTGCCACGGGGTACTCGAGCACGTCGAGGAGCCCAACGCGGTCCTGGCCGCGGCGGCCACGCTGCTCCGGACGGGTGGACCTATCAGCGTGCTGGCCGCCAATCGCAACGCCGCCGTTCTGGCCCGTGCGGTGGCCGGGCATCTCGACCAGGCCCGCGCGGCGTTGGTCGACCCGGCCGGGCGCTGGGGCGACCGCGACCCGCTGCCGCGTCGCTTCGCACCTGAGGACCTGCCGCCGATGTTCGCCGCCGCGGGGCTGAGCATCACCGCGGTGCACGGCATTCGCGTCTGTTCGGACCTGGTCCCGGCCGGGTTGGTGGACGGCGACCCCGCCCGCTCCGCCGAGTTGCTCGACCTGGAGACCCAACTGGCGGTCCGGCCCGAGTTCCTCGTCGTGGCCGCCCAGCTGCACGTGCTGGCGACCCGCGGCGCGGTGATGTAA
- a CDS encoding DUF3040 domain-containing protein translates to MPLSEHEQRLLEQMERALYAEDPKFVSSLRGTDLRSHYRRRAAQAAAGFVLGIAALLTGVIAKGPLIAVGVLGFVVMLASALFAVSSWRKVTGGDAAAARPAQKSGKQRPAKRSVTDRFEDRWRKRRDQG, encoded by the coding sequence GTGCCGCTGTCTGAGCACGAACAGCGTCTGCTCGAGCAGATGGAGCGGGCCCTCTACGCGGAGGACCCGAAGTTCGTGTCGTCGCTGCGCGGGACCGACCTTCGTAGTCACTACCGGCGGCGGGCTGCCCAGGCTGCCGCCGGCTTCGTCCTGGGCATCGCCGCACTGCTCACCGGGGTGATCGCCAAGGGCCCGCTGATTGCGGTGGGTGTCCTCGGCTTCGTGGTGATGCTGGCCTCGGCGTTGTTCGCGGTCTCCAGCTGGCGCAAGGTGACCGGCGGCGACGCTGCCGCGGCCCGGCCCGCGCAGAAATCGGGCAAGCAGCGTCCGGCCAAGCGCAGCGTCACCGACCGCTTCGAGGACCGCTGGCGCAAGCGTCGAGACCAGGGCTGA